In a genomic window of Phyllostomus discolor isolate MPI-MPIP mPhyDis1 chromosome 5, mPhyDis1.pri.v3, whole genome shotgun sequence:
- the LOC114496242 gene encoding guanylate-binding protein 1-like isoform X2 yields the protein MASETHMPAPVCLIENTNGKLAVNPEALKILSAITQPLVVVAIVGLYRTGKSYLMNKLAGKSKGFSIGSTVQSHTKGIWMWCVPHPEKADHTLVLLDTEGLEDVEKGDKNNDTQIFALAILLSSTFVYNTMNKIDQTAIDLLHFVTELSNLLRTLSSHDLNRIEDEADLVSFYPDLVWTLRDFYLSLEADGQNITADEYLENSLKLKPDTHQNHQNFNLPRCCIQKFFPIKKCFIFDSPTHRKKLAQLETLHDDELDPDFVQQVADFCYYIFHHSKTKTLSGGIKANGPELEGLVLTFVNAITSANLPCMENSVLALAQINNSAAVQKAIAHYDEQMAQKVQLPTETLQELLDLHRASEKEAIEIFMKNSFKDVDQKFQKELGTLLKAKQDDFCKQNLEASSDRCSALLQNIFGSLEEDVKQGIYSKPGGHCLFMQKTEELKAKYYQEPRKGIQAEEALQKYLQSKKSMSDAILQTDKTLTARAKKMEETRLRVRAAEAEAQRLEKIRREQQQMIEQRERQYQEQLRQMEMERTCRLAEEQRALERKLQEETAKHQERVEAEMRQLQNQLQQQQYNASSPDCILL from the exons ATGGCCTCAGAGACCCACATGCCAGCCCCAGTGTGCCTCATTGAGAACACTAATGGGAAACTAGCAGTTAATCCGGAAGCTTTGAAGATCCTGTCTGCCATTACCCAGCCTCTTGTCGTGGTGGCCATTGTGGGCCTCTACCGCACGGGCAAATCCTACCTGATGAACAAGCTGGCTGGGAAGAGCAAGG GCTTCTCTATTGGCTCCACGGTGCAGTCTCACACCAAAGGAATCTGGATGTGGTGTGTGCCTCATCCTGAGAAGGCAGACCACACCCTCGTTCTGCTTGACACTGAGGGACTCGAAGATGTAGAGAAG GGTGACAAGAACAATGATACTCAGATCTTTGCACTGGCAATACTACTGAGTAGTACCTTTGTTTACAATACCATGAACAAAATTGACCAAACGGCTATCGACCTATTGCA TTTTGTAACAGAACTGTCAAATCTGCTGAGAACGCTATCCTCACATGATCTTAACAGAATTGAAGATGAAGCTGACTTGGTGAGCTTCTATCCAGACTTAGTGTGGACTCTGAGAGATTTCTATCTATCTCTGGAAGCAGATGGACAAAACATCACAGCAGATGAGTACCTGgagaattcactgaagctgaagcCAG ACACTCATCAAAATCATCAAAATTTCAATTTGCCCCGTTGTTGTATACAGAAATTCTTTCCAATAAAGAAATGCTTCATCTTTGACTCTCCCACTCACCGGAAGAAGCTTGCCCAGCTTGAGACACTACACGATGATGAACTGGATCCTGATTTTGTGCAACAAGTGGCAGATTTCTGTTACTACATCTTTCACCATTCCAAGACTAAAACTCTTTCAGGAGGCATCAAGGCCAATGGGCCTG AACTAGAAGGCCTGGTGCTGACCTTCGTCAATGCCATCACCAGCGCAAATCTGCCCTGCATGGAGAACTCAGTGCTGGCCTTGGCCCAAATCAACAACTCAGCCGCAGTGCAAAAGGCCATTGCCCACTATGACGAGCAGATGGCCCAGAAGGTGCAGCTGCCCACAGAAACCCTCCAGGAGCTGCTGGACCTGCACAGGGCTAGTGAGAAAGAGGCCATCGAAATCTTCATGAAGAATTCCTTCAAGGATGTGGACCAAAAGTTCCAGAAGGAATTAggg ACCCTGCTGAAAGCAAAACAGGATGACTTTTGTAAACAGAACTTGGAGGCATCATCAGACCGTTGCTCAGCTTTACTTCAGAATATTTTTGGTTCTCTAGAAGAAGATGTGAAGCAGGGGATTTATTCAAAGCCAGGGGGGCATTGTCTCTTCATGCAGAAGACAGAAGAGCTGAAGGCAAAGTACTATCAGGAGCCCAGGAAAGGAATACAG GCTGAAGAAGCTCTGCAAAAATATTTACAGTCCAAGAAGTCTATGAGTGATGCCATTCTGCAGACAGACAAGACTCTCACAGCGAGGGCAAAGAAAATGGAAG aaacaCGTTTGAGAGTGAGGGCTGCAGAGGCTGAAGCACAAAGGTTGGAGAAGATTCGAAGGGAGCAGCAGCAAATGATagagcagagggagagacagTATCAGGAGCAACTGAGACAAATGGAGATGGAAAGAACCTGCCGTCTGGCTGAGGAACAGAGGGCTTTGGAAAGGAAACTCCAG GAAGAGACTGCAAAGCACCAGGAGAGAGTCGAGGCTGAAATGAGACAACTTCAGAACCAACTCCAGCAGCAACAGTACAATGCCAGCTCACCAGACTGTATCTTACTCTAA
- the LOC114496242 gene encoding guanylate-binding protein 5-like isoform X4, giving the protein MKRESWGWGRILKGFSIGSTVQSHTKGIWMWCVPHPEKADHTLVLLDTEGLEDVEKGDKNNDTQIFALAILLSSTFVYNTMNKIDQTAIDLLHFVTELSNLLRTLSSHDLNRIEDEADLVSFYPDLVWTLRDFYLSLEADGQNITADEYLENSLKLKPDTHQNHQNFNLPRCCIQKFFPIKKCFIFDSPTHRKKLAQLETLHDDELDPDFVQQVADFCYYIFHHSKTKTLSGGIKANGPELEGLVLTFVNAITSANLPCMENSVLALAQINNSAAVQKAIAHYDEQMAQKVQLPTETLQELLDLHRASEKEAIEIFMKNSFKDVDQKFQKELGTLLKAKQDDFCKQNLEASSDRCSALLQNIFGSLEEDVKQGIYSKPGGHCLFMQKTEELKAKYYQEPRKGIQAEEALQKYLQSKKSMSDAILQTDKTLTARAKKMEETRLRVRAAEAEAQRLEKIRREQQQMIEQRERQYQEQLRQMEMERTCRLAEEQRALERKLQEETAKHQERVEAEMRQLQNQLQQQQYNASSPDCILL; this is encoded by the exons ATGAAGAGAGAAAGTTGGGGATGgggaagaattttaaaag GCTTCTCTATTGGCTCCACGGTGCAGTCTCACACCAAAGGAATCTGGATGTGGTGTGTGCCTCATCCTGAGAAGGCAGACCACACCCTCGTTCTGCTTGACACTGAGGGACTCGAAGATGTAGAGAAG GGTGACAAGAACAATGATACTCAGATCTTTGCACTGGCAATACTACTGAGTAGTACCTTTGTTTACAATACCATGAACAAAATTGACCAAACGGCTATCGACCTATTGCA TTTTGTAACAGAACTGTCAAATCTGCTGAGAACGCTATCCTCACATGATCTTAACAGAATTGAAGATGAAGCTGACTTGGTGAGCTTCTATCCAGACTTAGTGTGGACTCTGAGAGATTTCTATCTATCTCTGGAAGCAGATGGACAAAACATCACAGCAGATGAGTACCTGgagaattcactgaagctgaagcCAG ACACTCATCAAAATCATCAAAATTTCAATTTGCCCCGTTGTTGTATACAGAAATTCTTTCCAATAAAGAAATGCTTCATCTTTGACTCTCCCACTCACCGGAAGAAGCTTGCCCAGCTTGAGACACTACACGATGATGAACTGGATCCTGATTTTGTGCAACAAGTGGCAGATTTCTGTTACTACATCTTTCACCATTCCAAGACTAAAACTCTTTCAGGAGGCATCAAGGCCAATGGGCCTG AACTAGAAGGCCTGGTGCTGACCTTCGTCAATGCCATCACCAGCGCAAATCTGCCCTGCATGGAGAACTCAGTGCTGGCCTTGGCCCAAATCAACAACTCAGCCGCAGTGCAAAAGGCCATTGCCCACTATGACGAGCAGATGGCCCAGAAGGTGCAGCTGCCCACAGAAACCCTCCAGGAGCTGCTGGACCTGCACAGGGCTAGTGAGAAAGAGGCCATCGAAATCTTCATGAAGAATTCCTTCAAGGATGTGGACCAAAAGTTCCAGAAGGAATTAggg ACCCTGCTGAAAGCAAAACAGGATGACTTTTGTAAACAGAACTTGGAGGCATCATCAGACCGTTGCTCAGCTTTACTTCAGAATATTTTTGGTTCTCTAGAAGAAGATGTGAAGCAGGGGATTTATTCAAAGCCAGGGGGGCATTGTCTCTTCATGCAGAAGACAGAAGAGCTGAAGGCAAAGTACTATCAGGAGCCCAGGAAAGGAATACAG GCTGAAGAAGCTCTGCAAAAATATTTACAGTCCAAGAAGTCTATGAGTGATGCCATTCTGCAGACAGACAAGACTCTCACAGCGAGGGCAAAGAAAATGGAAG aaacaCGTTTGAGAGTGAGGGCTGCAGAGGCTGAAGCACAAAGGTTGGAGAAGATTCGAAGGGAGCAGCAGCAAATGATagagcagagggagagacagTATCAGGAGCAACTGAGACAAATGGAGATGGAAAGAACCTGCCGTCTGGCTGAGGAACAGAGGGCTTTGGAAAGGAAACTCCAG GAAGAGACTGCAAAGCACCAGGAGAGAGTCGAGGCTGAAATGAGACAACTTCAGAACCAACTCCAGCAGCAACAGTACAATGCCAGCTCACCAGACTGTATCTTACTCTAA